A region of Candidatus Dependentiae bacterium DNA encodes the following proteins:
- the dnaG gene encoding DNA primase: MSLFNFLKSNLSILDVVGEYVSLKPAGSYHKGTCPFHSEKDASFTVSPDRGIFYCFGCHCSGDLISFVAKIENMTQLEAAKHLIDHFNITIPQTLEKEFSTTVANQKSEKDRHSYICEAITNWLHQQLLVNKEALNYLTDRQISSKSIETFMVGYFPGGLKSVTNFITAMQSKNVMLKDLLEIGFLSQSGNIYYSPFEERIIFTIRDTLGRFVGFGGRIFKKNDERAKYYNSKESAHFQKGQLLFGFDLAKQKMKQQENAFLVEGYTDCVMMWQHGFENTVATLGTACNHDHLKLLSRFIKTLYVLYDGDKAGQKAILRLVDLCWNANLELKIIHLPEQHDPASFLQGKNDLQPLISNAKDIFEFFLETSTDAFQNKTISEKMEISEKIISVIAKIDNKFKKELLLSQAAATMQISLQTLKEFLRNEGHKRVESKQEENKENDNIPGHFNDIDQLEKKILFAILSKIDLNEPFSIEKELVSQFEMQIRYFLEKIDKVTDLQAGNRFTAFLEKLNTEERDWISYNMMINSDPQISFETFSQLIMQFQKQRWKVAVSNVKNQILAAQKMQDPLKLQELLKKFAYLKEEMKNKGIL, encoded by the coding sequence ATGTCATTATTTAATTTTCTAAAATCAAACCTTTCCATTCTCGACGTTGTGGGCGAATATGTCAGCCTCAAACCGGCAGGAAGTTACCACAAAGGTACATGCCCTTTCCACTCCGAAAAAGATGCCTCATTCACAGTCAGCCCAGATAGAGGTATCTTCTACTGCTTTGGTTGTCACTGCAGCGGAGACCTAATCTCGTTTGTCGCAAAAATCGAAAATATGACTCAACTAGAAGCGGCAAAACATCTCATCGACCATTTCAACATCACCATCCCACAAACTCTTGAAAAAGAATTTTCCACAACAGTTGCAAATCAAAAATCTGAAAAAGATCGACATTCCTACATTTGCGAAGCAATCACAAATTGGTTGCATCAACAGTTACTTGTAAATAAAGAAGCGTTAAATTATTTAACCGACCGACAGATAAGCAGCAAAAGTATAGAAACATTCATGGTCGGATATTTCCCTGGCGGTTTAAAATCTGTCACAAATTTCATCACAGCGATGCAGTCCAAAAACGTAATGCTCAAAGATCTACTTGAAATAGGTTTTTTAAGTCAAAGTGGTAATATTTATTATTCGCCATTTGAAGAAAGAATCATCTTCACTATCCGCGACACTTTAGGACGATTTGTAGGTTTTGGCGGACGAATATTCAAAAAAAACGACGAACGCGCAAAATACTACAACAGTAAAGAATCTGCGCATTTCCAAAAAGGCCAACTCCTCTTTGGTTTCGACCTTGCAAAGCAAAAAATGAAACAACAAGAAAACGCATTTTTGGTCGAGGGATACACCGACTGCGTTATGATGTGGCAACATGGATTTGAAAATACAGTTGCAACGCTCGGCACCGCCTGCAATCATGACCACCTCAAACTGCTCTCTCGATTTATCAAAACTTTATATGTTCTCTACGATGGGGACAAAGCTGGCCAAAAAGCGATTCTTCGCCTAGTCGATTTATGCTGGAACGCAAACTTGGAGCTCAAAATAATTCACCTACCAGAGCAACATGACCCTGCATCGTTCCTTCAAGGTAAAAACGATCTGCAACCACTAATTTCTAACGCAAAAGATATTTTTGAATTTTTTCTCGAAACTTCTACCGATGCTTTTCAAAACAAAACGATTTCAGAAAAAATGGAGATTTCAGAAAAAATTATCTCTGTGATCGCCAAAATAGATAATAAATTTAAAAAAGAGTTACTTCTGAGCCAGGCGGCGGCAACAATGCAAATTTCGCTGCAAACGCTCAAAGAGTTTCTGCGAAACGAAGGGCACAAACGAGTCGAAAGCAAACAAGAAGAAAACAAAGAAAACGACAATATTCCAGGACATTTCAACGATATCGACCAGCTAGAAAAAAAGATTTTATTTGCTATACTCAGTAAAATAGATTTGAATGAACCTTTTTCCATAGAAAAAGAACTTGTTTCCCAATTTGAAATGCAGATCAGATATTTTTTAGAGAAAATAGATAAAGTCACTGACTTGCAAGCGGGAAATCGATTTACAGCTTTTTTAGAAAAGCTAAACACAGAAGAAAGGGATTGGATATCATACAATATGATGATAAACTCCGATCCCCAAATCAGTTTCGAGACATTTTCGCAGTTAATTATGCAATTTCAAAAACAAAGATGGAAGGTTGCGGTAAGCAATGTGAAAAACCAGATACTCGCAGCACAAAAGATGCAGGATCCACTGAAACTACAAGAGCTCCTTAAAAAGTTTGCTTATCTTAAAGAAGAAATGAAAAATAAAGGAATATTATGA
- the truA gene encoding tRNA pseudouridine(38-40) synthase TruA yields MKKIKIIVSYDGTDYEGWQSQPHQRTITNTLEKSFLKIFNEKISILGASRTDSGVHALGQVATFSTDLKLDLSTIITAWNNLLPKDIVIRSGEEIQSDFNPLFHVEEKTYYYNLFYSKPLPFVARFGWHYSYLNSLDFEKLNKALNLYIGEHDFRSFCKLDPEETKSTIRTINSISMQKYDRFKMLQIKIRGKSFLRFQIRRMVGYALDIARKEDLSLDYLKEIIEKPSPIQILTKAEACGLCLRKIIYKK; encoded by the coding sequence ATGAAAAAAATCAAAATTATAGTTTCCTATGACGGAACAGATTATGAAGGTTGGCAATCGCAACCTCATCAAAGAACAATCACAAATACACTTGAAAAAAGCTTCCTCAAAATTTTCAATGAAAAAATATCTATTTTAGGCGCATCGAGAACCGATAGTGGCGTGCATGCTCTTGGACAGGTTGCAACATTTTCCACAGATTTAAAACTCGATTTATCAACAATAATCACCGCATGGAATAATTTACTTCCAAAAGATATTGTAATCCGCTCCGGTGAAGAAATTCAAAGTGATTTTAATCCACTTTTCCATGTTGAAGAAAAAACCTATTATTACAATCTTTTTTACAGCAAACCCCTACCTTTTGTAGCACGGTTTGGCTGGCATTATTCTTATCTAAATTCATTAGATTTTGAAAAACTTAACAAAGCGCTAAACCTTTACATCGGCGAACATGATTTTAGATCTTTTTGTAAACTTGACCCAGAAGAAACAAAATCAACAATTCGAACAATAAACAGCATTTCTATGCAAAAATATGATCGATTCAAAATGTTACAAATAAAAATTCGCGGGAAATCATTTTTAAGGTTTCAAATCAGAAGAATGGTTGGATATGCCCTTGATATCGCAAGAAAAGAAGACTTATCGCTAGATTATTTAAAAGAGATAATCGAAAAACCATCCCCAATCCAAATTTTGACTAAAGCAGAAGCTTGCGGACTATGTTTGCGAAAAATAATTTATAAAAAATAA
- the lgt gene encoding prolipoprotein diacylglyceryl transferase yields MYPRILHIYGPLWINSYGVMIALGVLVFAVLTLHNPIRKKIIDPATFFDSLFIGLLGGIVGGRLLYVLESYSAFMQNPIEIFYLWDGGFSLLGSIITILLTLPFYLKSKKVPVLPFLDLITIYVPLLQSISRIGCFLAGCCYGMQTCDNFIFAVHYKCPQCLAPLNTPLHPTQLYSSFASFMIFIILQFWASKKAKFSGQILFTYLFLEGFARFFVDFWRGDRNIILFNFISFAQIIAIFICIFAVFAIIYLRLIKKSGKNC; encoded by the coding sequence ATGTACCCACGGATTTTACATATTTACGGACCACTTTGGATAAACAGTTACGGCGTGATGATTGCGCTTGGCGTTTTAGTTTTTGCAGTTTTGACACTTCACAACCCAATTCGTAAAAAAATTATAGATCCTGCTACATTTTTTGACTCACTTTTTATCGGCCTTTTAGGCGGAATTGTAGGCGGAAGATTGCTCTATGTGCTCGAAAGCTACTCTGCTTTCATGCAAAACCCGATCGAAATATTTTATCTTTGGGATGGTGGTTTCAGTTTGCTCGGAAGCATAATCACAATTTTGCTCACATTGCCGTTTTATCTTAAATCTAAAAAAGTCCCTGTTTTGCCTTTTTTGGACTTAATAACAATTTACGTTCCCTTATTGCAGTCAATCTCCCGCATCGGCTGTTTTTTGGCCGGTTGCTGCTACGGAATGCAAACATGTGACAACTTTATATTCGCAGTCCACTACAAATGCCCACAGTGTTTGGCACCACTAAATACTCCACTCCACCCAACTCAACTTTACTCAAGTTTTGCATCTTTTATGATCTTCATAATTTTGCAGTTTTGGGCAAGCAAAAAAGCCAAATTTTCTGGCCAAATTTTATTCACATATTTATTTTTGGAAGGTTTTGCTCGATTTTTCGTAGATTTTTGGCGAGGAGATCGAAATATTATTCTTTTCAACTTTATTTCTTTTGCACAAATTATTGCGATATTTATTTGCATTTTCGCAGTTTTTGCAATAATTTACCTCAGACTGATAAAAAAAAGTGGAAAAAACTGCTAA
- the rpoD gene encoding RNA polymerase sigma factor RpoD produces the protein MSKKLKKLFTKIKETFTKKSASKTSAKSSTKTTKSAKPIKKLTPKKINKVESQKKLKPTLEKTKIKVTATPKKQEPVKKIEPLKKQQPIPKESPKKEIPKKEPVQEIKIAIKDKKSAPEVKITKQTPQEVKAATKPTKPAKESAATSAKIKAASKKIKIAKKQQIASGESKSEDKKESLSSIPNEVDTLVERGKSEGVLTYEEIALFCSKHKLADDDAEELIRICDKENIDLISKEELESGMDGFEDAEKTEAVSFDSIQANLERTLEEAVSEEEDGEPSDEEDITKDISRIKQLVEPSQLSDPVKLYLKEIGKIPLLNKQTEKIIANKIVEGKKESIEAISFFPFVHKEFLQIGEKIDKDPLSLRDIVQFSDFNEEDNSPKFEEEKIKFLHHINGIKELIENEDKIYKSYRKFLDNEDSKKEMLNKVKENRMAIVEAVRRINISNKQIRKFGKKIEKFISRIQEKELEIQSDSEKLNFYKSIKLPKQDDLEQLENLDKNIRASQKLIKKVELEAGLPKESIIEYFRLYSSGRVKDKQAKDDLAKANLRLVVNIAKKYINRGLHFLDLIQEGNIGLLKAVEKFEFERGFKFSTYATWWIRQAITRAIADQSRTIRVPVHMVETLNKINKITRSFIQEFGHEPSYQDLAKELGIDEKKIKNIIKISQEPVSLETPVGDSEDTFLKDFIEDENEYSPADAVVNSNLKERVREILKTLMPREEKVLKMRFGIDVASEHTLEEVGKDFSVTRERIRQIEVKALRKLRHPSRSKKLQSFFEKDVEILPEMDNFSDQDEFGSSDFSADDDDLE, from the coding sequence ATGAGTAAAAAATTAAAAAAATTATTCACCAAAATCAAAGAAACTTTTACAAAAAAATCCGCTTCAAAAACATCGGCAAAATCTAGTACAAAGACTACCAAAAGCGCAAAGCCTATCAAAAAATTAACACCTAAAAAAATTAACAAAGTTGAATCACAAAAAAAATTAAAACCAACTTTAGAAAAAACAAAAATCAAAGTAACTGCAACGCCAAAAAAACAAGAACCGGTCAAAAAGATTGAACCCCTCAAAAAACAACAACCAATCCCAAAAGAATCTCCTAAAAAAGAAATACCCAAAAAAGAACCGGTCCAAGAAATAAAAATAGCAATAAAAGATAAAAAATCAGCTCCTGAAGTAAAAATAACAAAACAAACGCCCCAAGAAGTTAAAGCCGCAACGAAACCAACAAAACCTGCTAAAGAATCGGCTGCAACATCTGCCAAAATAAAGGCGGCTTCCAAAAAAATCAAAATCGCAAAAAAACAACAAATTGCTAGCGGTGAATCCAAATCAGAAGATAAAAAAGAATCTCTAAGCAGCATCCCAAACGAAGTAGATACTTTAGTAGAAAGAGGAAAAAGCGAAGGCGTTTTAACTTACGAAGAAATCGCATTATTCTGCAGCAAACACAAATTAGCAGATGATGACGCTGAAGAACTTATCCGAATCTGCGACAAAGAAAATATCGATTTGATATCTAAAGAAGAGCTCGAATCTGGTATGGACGGTTTTGAAGATGCAGAAAAAACAGAAGCTGTTTCTTTTGACTCCATTCAAGCAAACCTGGAAAGAACACTCGAAGAAGCAGTATCCGAAGAAGAAGATGGCGAACCTTCAGACGAAGAAGATATCACAAAAGATATTAGCCGTATCAAACAGCTTGTAGAACCATCACAACTTAGCGACCCTGTAAAACTTTATCTAAAAGAAATCGGTAAAATACCTCTTCTTAACAAACAAACAGAAAAAATCATCGCAAACAAAATCGTCGAAGGTAAAAAAGAGTCTATCGAAGCAATCTCGTTCTTCCCATTTGTTCACAAAGAGTTTTTACAAATTGGTGAAAAAATAGATAAAGATCCGCTTTCACTTCGCGACATCGTACAATTCTCGGACTTTAACGAAGAAGATAACTCTCCAAAATTTGAAGAAGAAAAAATCAAATTTTTGCACCACATAAATGGCATCAAAGAATTGATCGAAAACGAAGATAAGATTTACAAGTCTTATCGTAAATTTCTCGACAATGAAGATTCCAAAAAAGAGATGTTAAATAAGGTCAAAGAAAACAGAATGGCCATCGTAGAAGCTGTACGAAGAATAAACATCTCAAACAAGCAAATTCGCAAATTTGGTAAAAAAATTGAAAAGTTCATTTCAAGAATTCAGGAAAAAGAACTTGAAATCCAAAGTGACAGTGAAAAACTTAATTTTTATAAAAGTATCAAATTACCAAAACAAGATGACCTTGAACAATTAGAAAATTTAGACAAAAATATTCGCGCCTCTCAAAAACTTATAAAAAAAGTCGAGCTTGAAGCTGGATTGCCAAAAGAAAGTATAATCGAATATTTCAGACTTTACTCAAGCGGCCGAGTAAAAGATAAACAAGCAAAAGATGACCTTGCAAAAGCAAACTTGCGACTTGTTGTTAATATTGCCAAAAAATATATCAATCGCGGTTTACACTTCCTCGACTTAATACAAGAAGGAAATATAGGACTACTAAAAGCTGTAGAAAAATTTGAGTTCGAACGAGGATTCAAATTTTCAACATATGCTACATGGTGGATTCGTCAAGCAATTACACGCGCAATCGCAGATCAATCAAGAACAATCCGTGTCCCAGTTCACATGGTAGAAACATTGAACAAAATTAACAAAATCACTCGCTCATTTATTCAAGAATTTGGCCATGAACCTAGTTACCAAGATCTTGCAAAAGAACTTGGAATCGATGAGAAAAAAATCAAAAACATTATCAAAATATCGCAAGAGCCTGTTTCACTTGAAACACCTGTCGGCGATAGTGAAGATACATTTCTTAAAGATTTTATCGAGGACGAAAATGAATACTCACCAGCAGATGCAGTCGTAAACTCAAACCTTAAAGAACGAGTTCGCGAAATTTTAAAAACACTCATGCCTCGTGAAGAAAAAGTTCTAAAAATGAGATTTGGTATCGATGTAGCGTCTGAACATACGCTCGAAGAAGTTGGAAAAGATTTTTCTGTCACAAGAGAACGAATAAGACAAATTGAAGTCAAAGCACTGCGAAAACTACGACATCCATCACGCAGCAAAAAGCTTCAGTCATTCTTTGAAAAAGATGTTGAAATTCTACCAGAAATGGATAACTTCTCCGATCAAGATGAGTTTGGATCTTCTGATTTTTCAGCAGATGACGACGACTTAGAATAA